In uncultured Trichococcus sp., the following proteins share a genomic window:
- a CDS encoding NAD(P)-dependent oxidoreductase, which produces MRLIYYGVSVDEEKFIKRWSFSNKIPVTIINEGISSENVHFAGPHDGVCLYPSPEMRKSELLYRKLREQGIHQLSVKSTGVDGINFEWAQKYGLTVTNVPAYSPTSVGHFAIMSILMVLRNIPTVLQPNSSRKAAIGRELQDVTVGILGTGRIGSVVAEGIHALGGRVIASSSNENPDLKGKVSYVSFEELLKQSDVLSIHIPLTEESTYLFSEDTFAKMKPGSCLVNTARGKIVDTEALIQALATGKLAGAALDALEDEEKYFSVGWEKNPYYSRLMAIPNVMITPHIAYHTELAVQEIVETSLTNARDIIIAGSCRNTISI; this is translated from the coding sequence ATGAGATTGATTTATTATGGGGTCAGTGTTGACGAAGAAAAATTCATCAAGCGCTGGAGTTTCAGCAACAAGATTCCCGTGACCATCATCAATGAAGGCATTTCCAGTGAAAATGTCCATTTTGCTGGTCCCCATGATGGGGTCTGCCTGTATCCGAGTCCGGAAATGCGCAAAAGCGAGCTGCTCTACCGCAAACTGCGGGAGCAAGGCATCCACCAATTGTCGGTCAAATCGACCGGGGTGGATGGCATCAACTTTGAGTGGGCCCAGAAATATGGCCTGACCGTGACGAATGTTCCTGCCTACAGTCCCACTTCAGTCGGTCATTTTGCGATCATGTCGATTTTGATGGTCTTGCGGAATATTCCGACCGTGCTGCAGCCAAACTCATCCCGCAAAGCAGCAATCGGCCGGGAATTACAGGATGTGACGGTCGGCATCCTGGGGACAGGCCGGATCGGTTCTGTAGTCGCAGAAGGGATACATGCTTTGGGCGGACGCGTGATCGCCTCCAGTTCTAATGAAAATCCTGACTTGAAAGGGAAAGTCAGCTATGTTTCTTTTGAGGAACTGTTGAAACAGTCGGATGTTCTGTCCATACACATCCCCTTAACGGAAGAATCAACTTATCTATTTTCAGAGGACACTTTTGCAAAAATGAAACCCGGTAGTTGTCTTGTGAACACGGCGCGCGGAAAAATCGTCGATACCGAGGCGCTGATCCAAGCGTTGGCAACCGGAAAGCTGGCTGGTGCAGCCTTGGATGCGTTGGAGGACGAGGAAAAATATTTTTCTGTCGGATGGGAAAAGAACCCTTACTATTCCCGCCTGATGGCCATCCCGAATGTGATGATCACGCCGCATATCGCTTACCATACCGAATTGGCCGTGCAAGAAATTGTTGAAACCTCGTTGACCAATGCGAGGGATATCATAATCGCAGGAAGTTGCCGGAATACGATCTCGATCTGA
- a CDS encoding PLP-dependent aminotransferase family protein codes for MGYRFANRMKELKTSPLRENASKNMELKDVISFAYGFPPVEAFPMETLQKISQKLYTEVDPETFLQYGASEGYPLLRKLVKERLAATANLQNEEQVLITSGSTQAMDIAVKVLCDEGDVVLCEEQTFSGAVNAIKGYGAIPVPIPMNVAEESVDVEALEDLLRFDQRIKFIYLIPTFQNPLGTSIPLEKRQAIYSLAQKYDVLIFEDDPYGDLLYYGEPIMKLKEMDTDGRVMYAGSFSKILAPSARLGFIMAPDAIMEKLALAKQVSDSHTNFYWQVMLAEFMQNHQFEEHVSELKQYYKGKFEAMIAGLEALPDDKIQFTKPTGGYFICCKMADELDPETFYTALDEAKVAVIPGNIMSVAQEGYERYFRLNFTKPTLSEIVDGVKVIGEALEQATPASYKQVI; via the coding sequence ATGGGATATCGTTTCGCAAATCGTATGAAGGAATTGAAAACATCTCCTTTACGGGAAAATGCAAGTAAAAACATGGAGCTCAAAGATGTGATTTCATTTGCTTACGGCTTTCCGCCGGTGGAAGCTTTTCCGATGGAGACACTCCAAAAAATTTCGCAAAAATTATACACCGAAGTCGATCCGGAAACGTTTTTGCAATATGGTGCTTCCGAAGGCTATCCCTTGCTGCGTAAGTTGGTCAAAGAAAGGTTGGCGGCAACCGCCAATCTCCAGAATGAGGAACAGGTGCTGATCACATCGGGTTCCACGCAAGCGATGGATATCGCCGTAAAAGTCCTGTGTGACGAGGGAGACGTCGTGCTCTGCGAAGAACAAACTTTTTCAGGGGCGGTGAATGCGATCAAAGGTTATGGAGCCATTCCCGTACCGATCCCGATGAATGTCGCGGAAGAATCCGTCGATGTGGAAGCACTGGAAGATCTGCTGCGTTTCGATCAACGCATCAAGTTCATTTATCTCATTCCCACGTTCCAAAATCCATTGGGGACATCGATCCCTCTGGAAAAACGCCAAGCGATCTACAGTTTGGCCCAAAAATATGATGTGCTGATTTTCGAGGATGACCCTTACGGCGACCTATTGTATTACGGCGAACCGATCATGAAACTGAAGGAGATGGATACGGACGGGCGTGTCATGTATGCGGGTTCGTTTTCCAAAATTTTGGCACCCAGCGCAAGGTTAGGCTTCATCATGGCGCCGGATGCGATCATGGAAAAACTGGCTCTTGCCAAGCAAGTATCGGATTCCCATACCAATTTTTATTGGCAAGTGATGTTGGCGGAATTCATGCAGAACCATCAATTTGAAGAACACGTCTCGGAGTTGAAGCAGTATTACAAAGGCAAATTTGAAGCAATGATTGCGGGTCTGGAAGCATTGCCTGATGACAAAATCCAGTTCACCAAACCAACCGGCGGCTATTTCATCTGCTGCAAAATGGCGGACGAATTGGACCCGGAAACATTCTATACGGCATTGGACGAAGCCAAAGTCGCCGTTATCCCTGGAAATATAATGAGCGTGGCGCAGGAAGGCTATGAACGGTATTTCCGTTTGAACTTCACCAAACCGACACTTTCGGAAATCGTGGACGGGGTAAAAGTAATCGGTGAGGCTTTGGAACAAGCGACACCTGCATCATACAAACAAGTGATTTAA
- a CDS encoding MFS transporter yields the protein MEYTEVKSKLWTKDFLLVNSITFLAMTAITTQMGTLPLYVTALGGSKAVAGSIVGILGISALFFRLPIGILLDRYGRRLLLTIGLGILFLDFALLNVLQTLLMLFCLRLIQGIGNSIQATSAATMAADLIPKEQLSVGLGYFSIAQAVPGAIGPLLGLAVVETYGFEALFRVALLLTSLAFGLSFFLSAESPRTLFFGEKTKPKGGATEALAVMKNRGVIFPSLIMFLICFANSGVIAFIAQFAIEKKISGAGYYFTVMTVVTVLIRFIFPYMMNRVNQTFLICGSILSISAAFGMLAFADDLVHLLLAAILYGIGFASLLPVMNTIVLQSISDQERGRAIAVFSAALDVAYGGGAMLWGVIAGLFGFQVMYLFCGGFGITALFVYLLFEGRKS from the coding sequence GTGGAATATACGGAAGTAAAAAGCAAGCTTTGGACCAAGGATTTCCTCTTGGTCAACAGCATCACGTTTTTGGCAATGACGGCCATCACGACCCAAATGGGAACGCTGCCGCTCTATGTGACTGCGCTGGGTGGCTCAAAAGCGGTTGCCGGAAGTATCGTAGGAATTTTAGGCATTTCGGCTTTATTTTTCCGCTTGCCGATCGGAATATTGTTGGACCGCTACGGTCGCAGGCTTTTGCTCACGATCGGGTTAGGCATCCTTTTCCTTGATTTCGCCTTATTGAATGTGCTGCAGACGCTCTTGATGCTGTTTTGTTTGCGATTGATCCAAGGAATCGGCAACAGCATCCAGGCAACAAGTGCTGCGACGATGGCGGCGGATTTGATCCCAAAGGAACAATTATCTGTCGGGTTGGGCTACTTCAGCATCGCCCAAGCAGTCCCTGGCGCAATCGGACCCTTGTTGGGGTTAGCGGTGGTGGAAACATACGGATTTGAAGCCTTGTTTCGGGTGGCGCTTTTGCTGACGAGTTTGGCTTTTGGTTTAAGTTTTTTCTTGAGTGCTGAATCGCCAAGAACGCTATTTTTTGGAGAAAAAACAAAGCCGAAGGGCGGAGCGACCGAAGCGTTGGCCGTCATGAAGAATCGGGGCGTTATTTTTCCAAGTCTGATCATGTTTTTGATCTGCTTTGCGAATTCCGGGGTGATCGCGTTTATCGCCCAGTTTGCGATCGAAAAGAAAATAAGCGGCGCTGGTTACTACTTTACCGTGATGACGGTCGTCACGGTTCTGATCCGGTTTATCTTCCCCTATATGATGAATCGCGTCAATCAAACGTTTTTGATTTGCGGCAGCATCCTGAGCATCAGTGCAGCGTTCGGCATGCTTGCTTTTGCGGATGATCTTGTCCATCTTCTTTTGGCGGCGATCCTGTATGGAATCGGGTTTGCCAGTCTGCTGCCGGTGATGAATACAATTGTTTTGCAAAGTATTTCAGATCAGGAACGTGGACGCGCGATAGCGGTTTTCTCGGCTGCTTTGGATGTAGCGTACGGTGGCGGGGCGATGCTTTGGGGCGTAATCGCCGGTTTGTTTGGCTTTCAAGTCATGTACCTGTTTTGTGGAGGCTTCGGGATAACCGCTCTGTTTGTTTACCTGCTGTTTGAAGGAAGGAAAAGCTGA
- a CDS encoding amino acid ABC transporter ATP-binding protein, giving the protein MIQAQVSGLKKSFGKNEILKNVGLTINKGEVVCIIGPSGSGKTTFLRCLNLLERPDAGMYELGDLRYDLSRIGTHQSREIARKTAMVFQSYELFSHMTVLQNVMEGLVTPRKVPKKLAETIATSVLEKVGMADKAGMYPIQLSGGQQQRVGIARAMALSPDLLLFDEPTSALDPELVGDVLNVMRQLADTGQTMIIVTHEMQFAQEVADKVVFMADGVVVEAGTPSEVFDDPKQERTKQFLMQVRFKTAV; this is encoded by the coding sequence ATGATCCAAGCGCAAGTAAGCGGACTGAAAAAAAGTTTCGGTAAGAACGAAATATTGAAAAACGTAGGTTTGACCATCAATAAAGGCGAAGTTGTCTGCATTATCGGCCCGAGCGGCTCCGGCAAAACCACCTTCTTGCGTTGCTTGAATCTCCTGGAACGGCCGGATGCAGGCATGTATGAACTCGGCGACCTCCGCTATGACCTGAGCCGGATCGGTACCCATCAGAGCCGAGAAATTGCCCGGAAAACAGCGATGGTTTTCCAATCCTATGAACTGTTCAGTCATATGACGGTGCTGCAAAATGTGATGGAAGGATTGGTCACACCCCGGAAAGTTCCGAAAAAACTGGCGGAAACGATTGCCACTTCCGTACTGGAAAAAGTCGGGATGGCGGACAAAGCCGGGATGTATCCGATCCAACTATCCGGAGGGCAACAGCAACGGGTCGGAATTGCCCGGGCGATGGCGTTGTCCCCGGACCTCTTGTTGTTCGATGAACCCACATCCGCCCTTGATCCGGAACTTGTCGGGGATGTGCTGAATGTGATGAGGCAATTGGCTGACACGGGGCAAACGATGATCATCGTCACCCATGAGATGCAGTTTGCGCAAGAGGTGGCGGATAAAGTTGTCTTTATGGCGGATGGGGTAGTCGTTGAAGCGGGAACGCCATCGGAAGTCTTTGATGACCCTAAACAAGAACGGACAAAACAATTCTTGATGCAAGTCCGTTTCAAAACAGCAGTCTGA
- a CDS encoding amino acid ABC transporter ATP-binding protein: MMEVRNIHKRFGKQEVLKGIDMDVAKGEVVTLLGPSGSGKTTFLRCLNFLERADEGSILLGETETIVNKANPKEILAHQRQTAMVFQNYALFHNKTARENIVMPLLLTKKRTKQEAYEVADALLEQVGLTERKDFYPSQLSGGQQQRIGIARALALNPKVILFDEPTSALDPELVGQTLTLLRDIAETGATMVLVTHEMKFAYEVSDKIIFMENGQIVEQGSPKEVFEQTKEERTKAFLARFTTQMAR, encoded by the coding sequence ATGATGGAAGTACGCAATATCCACAAGCGCTTCGGTAAGCAGGAAGTCCTCAAAGGCATCGACATGGATGTTGCCAAAGGCGAAGTTGTCACCCTTCTTGGGCCAAGCGGTTCCGGCAAAACAACCTTTCTCCGCTGTCTCAATTTTTTGGAACGGGCAGATGAAGGCAGCATTCTGTTAGGGGAGACAGAAACGATCGTAAATAAAGCCAATCCAAAGGAAATTTTGGCGCACCAACGCCAAACCGCGATGGTCTTTCAAAATTATGCGTTGTTCCATAACAAGACAGCGCGCGAAAATATAGTGATGCCGCTTTTGCTGACGAAAAAAAGAACAAAACAGGAAGCGTATGAAGTGGCGGATGCTTTGTTGGAACAAGTGGGCCTGACCGAACGCAAAGATTTTTATCCCAGCCAATTATCCGGTGGCCAGCAGCAACGGATCGGAATTGCGCGGGCATTGGCGCTGAATCCCAAAGTGATCTTGTTCGATGAACCGACCTCAGCATTGGATCCGGAATTGGTCGGACAAACGCTGACGCTCCTTCGCGACATCGCTGAAACCGGCGCAACGATGGTGCTGGTGACGCATGAGATGAAATTCGCGTATGAAGTGTCGGACAAAATCATCTTTATGGAGAATGGCCAAATTGTTGAACAAGGATCACCCAAAGAAGTGTTTGAACAAACAAAAGAAGAGCGGACCAAAGCCTTTTTGGCCCGTTTCACAACTCAAATGGCTAGATAG
- a CDS encoding Lrp/AsnC family transcriptional regulator, whose protein sequence is MDALDRKILNIMQKNSRITVKQIAEECFISSPSVSVRLQNLEGLGYIRTYQAVLDHQKLGFLIKAYVNCAVHAKDKKDFYRYIEEIPNVVECDCITGDYSMLLKVYFSNTIELDEFITDLQRFGDTKTHIVFSTNVGPRGLQIQINE, encoded by the coding sequence ATGGATGCATTAGATCGGAAAATTTTGAATATTATGCAAAAAAACAGCAGGATCACTGTCAAACAGATTGCTGAAGAGTGTTTCATTTCGTCTCCTTCGGTATCCGTGCGTTTGCAGAATTTGGAGGGGCTTGGATATATCCGCACGTATCAAGCTGTTCTTGACCATCAGAAATTGGGCTTTTTGATCAAGGCCTATGTGAATTGTGCGGTCCATGCAAAGGACAAAAAAGATTTTTACCGCTACATCGAAGAAATCCCCAATGTCGTGGAATGCGACTGCATAACAGGTGACTACTCGATGCTTTTGAAGGTCTATTTTTCGAACACAATCGAGCTTGATGAATTCATTACGGACCTGCAACGCTTCGGCGATACCAAAACGCATATTGTCTTTTCAACAAATGTCGGTCCCCGCGGCCTGCAAATCCAGATAAACGAATAA